A genome region from Bufo gargarizans isolate SCDJY-AF-19 chromosome 2, ASM1485885v1, whole genome shotgun sequence includes the following:
- the LOC122925927 gene encoding uncharacterized protein LOC122925927, translating to MPKDICGVLFHWVLFRLFGQQQPMLEEEPERRRRRHWIHPIVAQRIQKGQFHTLYNDLRQDPFKFHNFCRMSMESFDHLLTSLHPDLNFRDTSMRRSISAEQRLIVTLRFLATGNSFASLHFEFLLGISTISGIVCHTCKVIWQRLRDAVMPTPKAEDWLRIAEGFFQSAQFPNCIGALDGKHIRVKKPPHSGSRFFNYKQYFSVVLMALVDSNYKIHDASADADLGQNVPSSVNFDLSRTGRPGTAGLAVRDFYADFFSSPEGALPWQLEAIRGSR from the exons ATGCCGAAGGATATTTGTGGAGTTCTGTTCCATTGGGTCCTATTTCGGTTATTTGGACAACAACAACCAATGTTGGAAGaagaaccggagaggaggaggaggagacactgGATTCATCCCATTGTTGCGCAGAGAATTCAGAAGGGACAATTTCACACACTTTATAATGATCTGCGTCAAGACCCCTTCAAGTTTCACAATTTTTGCCGTATGTCCATGGAGTCATTTGATCACCTTTTGACGTCTCTCCACCCTGACCTTAACTTCAGGGACACTAGCATGCGGCGCAGCATCTCTGCCGAACAAAGGCTtattgtcacgttgag attccttgcaactggaaATTCGTTTGCATCGCTGCACTTTGAATTTTTGCTAGGGATCTCAACTATCTCTGGGATTGTCTGCCATACGTGTAAAGTCATATGGCAGCGACTCAGAGATgcggtgatgcccacccccaaggcggAAGATTGGCTTCGTATCGCCGAGGGTTTTTTCCAAtccgcgcagtttccaaactgcattggggcactggacggaaagcacatccgtgtgaagaaaccgcctcactcagggtcccggttcttcaattacaaacaatatttttctgtagtgctgaTGGCCTTAGTTGACAGTAACTACAa gatacaTGATGCCTCCGCTGATGCTGATTTGGGTCAAAATGTGCCATCTTCAGTCAATTTTGATCTCAGTCGGACTGGAAGACCGGGAACGGCTGGGCTAGCTGTTCGGGATTTCTATGCCGACTTTTTCAGCAGTCCAGAGGGGGCATTACCGTGGCAATTGGAAGCCATCCGTGGAAGTCGTTGA